Part of the Geodermatophilus obscurus DSM 43160 genome is shown below.
CGAAGACCACCAACGTCGACGCCAGCAGCACGAACAGCCAGCCCAGGTTCCCGGTGACCCAGCCGAGGATCGAGCTGCTCACGGCGCCCAGGCCCGTGGGGGTGGCGAAGCCCCAGAGCACGAAGCCCAGTGCCATGACCGCGGCGACCGCGAACAGGACCCTGTCCACCGCCCAGTGCCGGTCGGCGACACACGGCGGTGGCTCCGCGATGGCCGGGTGGGTCCCGGTCACGGTCACGTCCGTGGCATGGACGGTGGAGCGCTCCTCCCCCGCTCCGAGGGCGCCACTGCCAGGCGTCGGAGCAGCTCCGACCGCCTCTGACTGGCTCAGGTGGCCGGAGGGTGAGGCTGGCCGGCTACGCGGTTGCTCCATGACACTCCCTAACTGTGTTGCGTCATCCGAGACCGACTTCGCATGAGGGAACCAGAGGGCCTGTCGCCAAACAAGAGTCTCAAGTGATTCTCTGCACACTCTGGCCTCGACACAACTGTGCGTCACAGCGGCGCGACGGCGTCGCCGGCCGGTCACGGCCAGCGCCGAACACCTCAGGGCGGACGATTTCCGGTGGGACCGTGGTCCTCACCCGCCGGCACGGACGTGCCGACCCGAACGTCGAAGGAGCTCGCAGAGACCGGGCGCGCCGAGAACCGCGCCGGCGAGCGACTGCCCTACCCGGAGAACAGCCGGAGCCGGGTCAACGGCGTGGGTGCCAGGGAGGTGGCCGCCGAAGAGCCGAGTGCGGCGGCACACCAGGACCTGCCCGACCTCGTCCACTCCCCCCGCCCGGCACCGGCCTGCGCATCGGCTGGGCATGCGCCGTCCTACCCACGGCCGTCGACCTCGCAGCCGCCACGCTGACCGTTGCCGGCACCGTCATCCGTGAGGGAGATCGCAGCCTGGTCATCCAGGACGTTCCGAGATCCGATGCCGGCCAGCGCACCATCGCCCTGCCACCGCGAACGGGGCACCTGCTCCAGCGCCGCCTCACCCACCCTGGCGACCACCGAGGACCCGACGGTCATCTTCTCCGGCCCGTACGATCGCCTCCGCGACCGAGCAGGACCAGCGGTGACCTGCTCAAGGCCTCGACCGGGCCGGCCCCCTGGGTCACCTCGCACATGTTCCGGAAGACCGTGACCACCCGGCTCGACGAGGCCGGCCTGTCCACCGGCCAGATCGCCCTGACACTGCCCGTCACGCTCACCGGGGCCGATCGGGACCCCGAGGGCTCACGCAGCGCCGTCGCGCGCCCCAACGTCACGGGCTTCTTGCGACTCCAGCGGACAGTGGTACCGGGCCGGAGCGGCCTGCGAGCCGCTGACCCGCGGTGCTGCTCCCCCGATTGGACTCGAACCAACAACCCTGCGATTTGATCGCGGTCTTGTTTGCTGGCGCCCGCAGGCGTTGAACGCGCAGGTCGAAGGGGAAGCGAGTCGATGGTTGGACTCAGTGGACTACGGCTGTTGACGGCAGTATTGGATGAGTAATAGATGCATGGGGGCAGCTGACGGCGTTCCAGGACAACCTGAAGACGGTGCCCAGCGGCCCGACCACGACGCCGGTGACGAGCAGGGTGACCGCCAGTCCCCCGCTGCCTGGCCGTCGAGTACGTGCTCACGGACGCGCTCGCCGACCTCGAGCCGATTGTCTGCGAGTGACGTCGCCGAGCGGGGCCACTTCTCAGGCCGGCGGCTCGAGGCCCGCGAGAAGCAGCTGGAGACGGCGGAGGCTCGCCAGGTCGGTCAGCCGACGCGCAGACAGTCGCCGACCGCGACGGTCCCCGGCTCGAGCACCTCGCAGTACAGGCCGAAGGTCGCCCCGACTCCGAGCTCGGATTCCCGGCGGCCGCGGTAGGCCGTGATCAGGCGGAGCGTCTGCAGGTCGACAGCACCGGAAGCGGGGTCGCGCGTGGTCGCCGCGCAGCGCTTCACCGGGCCACCGCCCCGCAGTACCGCGCCGCCGATCCGCAGGAGCGTGCCACCCCACGAGTCCTCGAGGTGCGGCGTCCCGCCGACGAACTCGATCAGCATCCGGAAGCGCCGGGGATCGACCGAGGCGAGGCCCGACCGGCGCGCGAGCTCGGCGACGGAACTGCTGCCGAGGATCGTCGCGGGGTGCACGTCGTAGGCGGACTGCCGGGCCTGCACCAGGCGGACCCGTCTGCCGAGGAGATCGGAGAAGAAGGTGCTCCACTGCGGGCCCGCCACGACATCGGCGACGATGCTGCGCAGGCCCCACATGTCGGTGTCGATGGCGCCGGCGGAATCGACGGTGCCGGCGCACAGCACCTCGTCGCCGCTGACCACCTCGAGGCGGCGGCTGTCCTGGTCGAACCTCGCCGCCAAGGGCAGCAGATCGGCGTTGGCGGTGCAGCTCTGGAGCCGCCCCTCCCCGTCGGTCAGGAAGAACTGCCGGTCGCCGACGGCACCGTGCGTCGTCAGCTCGATCGAGGAGGGATGGTCCAGCGAGAGACCCTTGATCGGCGTGGTCGACAGGCGGACGACGCTCAGTGCGGCCAGCATGCACGCACCCTTCCACGCACCCGCCGCTGCGCGTCGGGAACGGGCCAGTGGGGTCCGCCCAGGGACAATCCCGAGGACGGTTGCCGTACCCGGCGTCTTACTCACGCAGGAGTCGGGCCGGCCCGCCTCTGACCTGCGGTTTCGCTGCCGGGCTGGCAGAACTTGAACCTGCGACCCCTAGACCCCCAGCCGTCGGCCGCGGGTTCGCCCGCGTTCGTCCAGAACCGTCTGTGCGAATCAAGCGGCATACGGAGCAACGGTGAACCGGGCCGAACGACCTCGGACAGAGCCCAATGGTGGTCAAGGACCGCTGTCCCCACCTGCGAGGCCCCCCCGGCCAGCTCGTCGGAATCCGTCGTCACTGAGGTTTTCTCAACGGATTGGTCGTTCGGCGCGGGTCAGGACGAGCGCTGCTTTGGTGACGGCGCCGATCCGCTGAGGGCACAGTCGGATGCGGTTGAGCGCCTTCCAGCGGGTCTTGAGCAGCGCGATCCCGCGTTCGCCTTCGGCGCGTAGGCAGCCGATGAGCTGGTTGCGGGCGAGGTTGTCCGGATGCAGGCCGTGGCCCTTGGTTGGGGTCAGCACGCCGGCGCCGGCGCCGTTGTAGCCCTTGTCGGCCAGCGCGGGCAGGCCCAGCAGGGCAGCTGCGGCCTGCAGCGCGCCGAGGAAGCCGGTGGCTCGGGCGGCAGCCAGGTCATGGGTCGAGCCGGGTTCGACGTCAGAGACTGCGACCGGGTGCCCGTCGGGGTCGCTGACGATCTGCACGTTGCCGCCGTGGGTGTGGTGCTTGCCGGAGAACCACAGGTCATGACCGGTGTCGGGGTTCTTCACTCGGCAGCGGTCGGTGCGGATGAGGGTGCCGTCAAGCACGACATGGGTCCAGCCGGCGGCCTTGCCGGCCTCGAGCACCTGGTGCAGGTCTGGTGCGTGGGCGGCGAGGGCGTCGATGCCTTCGTGCAGGTAGCGGTAGCCGGTGGCGATCGAGATCTTGGTGTCGGCGGCGAGCACCGTCATGTCGGCGTCCTCGCGAAACCAGCGCAGCACCAGCACCGCCTGCTCTCGGGCCGACGCGGCGCGGGCGCCCACGCCGGTGCCCCGGCGCAGCCGTTCGGCGATCAGCAGTTCGGTCAGCAGCGTGGCGGTTTCAGCGGGCACGTCGAGCGTGGCAGAGTAGGTGATCACGTGGGGTCCTTGCGGTGACGATCGTTCCTAGGCAGAACCGATCCTCGATGCGGGGCCCCACGCTCTATGCAGCGACACGCCCGACCGGCTGCTGACCTGCACTCTTCAACACAGGCAATCCAGTCGGCCACCAATCCGCTGAGAAAACCTCACTGAACGTGGCCGCGATGAAGGGGGTTGTCGACTACCGCTCCCCCATCACCGGGAGGGCCGTCGCCGGGAGCATCCCGCGGCCGCCGGTTGGTGCACTGCTTGTCCCCCAGTCACATCGGGGTCCGCCACGGTTCGCGACTGTGCAATCAGTGCAGATCAGAGGCCTCCGACGTTCGCCGGCGTCCGGCCCGGTGCGCCACCGTTCGGAGCGCGTTGCCGTACTGGTCGCTGTACGACTCCTCCGCGCCGGGCGTGTCGTCCACCTCAGCGCCGCTCCGACCCCGACCTGTCCGCTGCGGACGTAATCCGCCCGAGCCAACGCAGGTGGCGTTGACAAGTGAATTCACGCAGCGGCCGGAGCCTTCTCCAGTGACGGGCTGGTCATGGATCGGCTCCGCGTGTCCGGGCGACCGGGTCGCCGCCTCGCCGCGAGCGGCATCTCGGGCGCCACGTCAGCCCGGTGCCCGTCGCCCGACGACCGGGGCGGCAGATTCAGCCGGCAGCCCGGCGGGCATCCCACCGGGCGCACCTGTGGCATCGGCAGGGGGCACCCGGCGACAGGACGGAGACCGGCGTGGTCGAGATCAGCGGACTGACCTGGGCGCTCACCATCGCCTTCGTGCTGGCCCTGCTGGCGGTGGACCTGGTCCTGGCCGCGGTCCGCCCGCACCGCGTCGGCTTCCGCGAGGCCACGGCATGGTCGGTGTTCTACATCGCCGTGGCCGTGGCGTTCGGCGTGTGGTTCACCGTGGCCTACGGCGGCG
Proteins encoded:
- a CDS encoding MOSC domain-containing protein, which codes for MLAALSVVRLSTTPIKGLSLDHPSSIELTTHGAVGDRQFFLTDGEGRLQSCTANADLLPLAARFDQDSRRLEVVSGDEVLCAGTVDSAGAIDTDMWGLRSIVADVVAGPQWSTFFSDLLGRRVRLVQARQSAYDVHPATILGSSSVAELARRSGLASVDPRRFRMLIEFVGGTPHLEDSWGGTLLRIGGAVLRGGGPVKRCAATTRDPASGAVDLQTLRLITAYRGRRESELGVGATFGLYCEVLEPGTVAVGDCLRVG
- a CDS encoding IS5-like element ISGeob3 family transposase, which codes for MITYSATLDVPAETATLLTELLIAERLRRGTGVGARAASAREQAVLVLRWFREDADMTVLAADTKISIATGYRYLHEGIDALAAHAPDLHQVLEAGKAAGWTHVVLDGTLIRTDRCRVKNPDTGHDLWFSGKHHTHGGNVQIVSDPDGHPVAVSDVEPGSTHDLAAARATGFLGALQAAAALLGLPALADKGYNGAGAGVLTPTKGHGLHPDNLARNQLIGCLRAEGERGIALLKTRWKALNRIRLCPQRIGAVTKAALVLTRAERPIR